The DNA region CTGTCCCCAAGATTGAAATATGGAAAAAAATCCAACCATGAAACAAAAAGTACCCTAACCCATCAATATTTGATACTAAACAAGAGCACTGGATGTGTTAATAATTTTCATTCAACCAACTTTTACATTGTTAACACTGGCGGAACTACATATAGGCCCCACTAGCCAATTGCAAAATCCATTAACTAGCTACTAATTGATTCTTAGAAATTAAAAAATGGGCACATTAACCAACATATTCGTACTAATGGCCCCCTCTTGATTTGTGTTCTAGCTCCGCCACTGATTATTAACATAGACAAGGGTACAGATCAGTTGGAGAAGAAGCAACTTACTGGTCCGAATGCTCTAGAATCCCAACTACGAGCAGCGTTATCACCTTCAACCCAGCAATGCCCTTCTGGGATCTTAGTAACCTTAGGGGACCCAGGGAGCTGTACCCACTCACCAGGAAGCGCGATCAATCTCTTCACAAACAACTCCTTATGATTGCTAGGGCACCTGCAGACCACACAAGGAACGGTCAGGCTTGACTAAGTTAGCAGCATCAATCTTTTTGCGGAATTGCCCTCATCCTTACTTGAACAAAATGATATCACCGTGTGAGAACTTGTACTTCTCAAGGCATCTTCTTTCTGCTAAAATGAAATCACCTGGTTCCAACACCCTGGTCAGCACAAACGGGAAGACGAACTACTTGAATAGGGAAGAACGACCCAACTGTCCATGCCAGCTTGATATGTACAAATTGAAATCACAATACCCTGTAAGACACTGCTGGCCGCTGTGAACGTAGGGTGCATCGATTCACCGATCACCGAGACGAAAGTCACATAACGATCAGAAATGGTGATGCCAAGTAAAACTGCCATTACATTCTTCTTGGCAATTGACCAGAGATGGCTGTAGGTTCCCATATCCAAGTGTCCAACTATCCAGTCATAAGGATAGTAACAGTAAGTGATAATACAATCAACTGGGCAGCAAAGACAACGAACGGTGCATACAAGAACTACGTGGAAGCAGAAATTCCTCCGACGGATTCAACTTCGAGGGATGTGGAGTCAATCAAGACTTACCCAGAAATGGTGGTACAGTCGTACGGATGGGTTCCCACAGATCAAGCGGGGTTACGAGCAGACTAAGCTCCGAAGAGGCGCCCAAGAAGAACGATGAGATgttgtcggcggcggcggcggcggcgcgcgcgcagggGCCGGGTTTGGGTTGGGCGCGCCTGTTCGGTCGGAGGACGGTGCGCGCCCTAGTCGGTAAAAGAGATAGAGGATGCGTCCGATCGCGCATCAACGGTGTAATTAAAAGCACGTTCATCAACGGACGGAGCCGGGGCGAGCCGAGCAGGTAGGGTCTAGTTCAAGCAACCCAAGTGTTCACCATTAGGTCGGCTCCGACCCGCAGCCCGCCCGGCCCAGAGACAGCGCCCCTGCCACCGTCGGTGGCGGCGACCAGTCCCCGGGAGCCAAAGCGccaccgccccgccccgcccctgcCGTGCCGCGCCCCGGCCCTCCTCCGACCTCTCTCCGGTGAAgaccgccccccccccctcctcccgcgGCTGCCGTCGCTGCCGTCCCGGGTGCTTCCTCGGCGAGgagcgcgccgcgccgtcctgcCCCCCGGGGGACCTCTCCTCCGCCCCCGTGTCCTCTCCCGACATCCTTCCGCGGATCCCCTATCCCACCCCATCCCGTCCCGGTAAGCGCCTCTTCTATAGACCGCACCCTGCGTCTGTGCTCTTAGTTTAATCTGCTCGACGGAATCTGGATTCGCACGGGCATCTGGAGTAGGGTTTTTGCGTTTCGGATTACGTAGTTTTTGGTTCCTCACTGGTCCGTCACGCTTTTACTCACAGCTTAGGTTATGGCCCTGGATTTTTATTAGGGTTTTGTGTTTTGGTAGAATGTGTTGCTAGTGGGTTAATGCGGAACAGATGATTGTTCTGTAGCGGTGGGTGGCAGGCTAGAGAATGCTGTGAAATGTCACAACGGATTTGAGTGTGTGACCTCTGTCCTGTGCTTTAGTACGGGATATTTGAGGCTATAGGTTTTTTGCTATGGGTATTGGAAGGATTGTGGAATTTAGTTCCAGGATATGTGAGGTTATGGTGTCAATTATTACTCATTGTTGTGTTTCTTCATCTTCATTGCCCCTCAATTGTCTTCTATTCTGGTGCACGAGTTTGTTGTTTTTACCCCCAACGCCACTTTTAGGTTGTTATCTTATGTTACACTTTATTCATACATTACTTCTGACTCATTATAGTTAGGGTTCCCTTATAGTTATAGGAGTATAGAAGGTGTTTAGAGTTTGTTTTTGCAGTTGAGGAGTTCCATTGTACTATTGGAATTTATATGCTTATGCTAATTATTAATGCTAAATGTTTAGCAAATTTGGATTTGAGACTTCCATTCAATTGAAGACCTTGTTCTGCAGTTCCATCATAACAATTTCACCTGTCGAATACTGATTTCCTTATGCTATCGTATACCTCGATATTGATATTGCTTATGATTTGTTTGTGTATAGGAATCTCAACAGTCTAGCcaagttttctcatctgagtTTTATTATTGGGAAAATTAACAGTTTCCTGACTGTATGCGATAGAAACTACCATGGATGGGTCTGAGTCTAGTAGAGGTCGCAGCAACCAGGAGGTTGAGGACAATGTTAATTCTAGGAGCAGCTGGAAGGAGGAACATGAAAATCAGGATGATGCAGATGGCAGAAAGTATTCTGACAGATCCAGAAAACATGGATATGAATATGAAGTTGGGCATCAGGATGATGATAGAATGGCTACACCTTCAAATGATAGGAATGAATCAAGGAGGAACTCAGATAGAAGCTCAGGCCTGGCCCgcagtgctgacgaagatgtcTATAATGTGAGAAAGGACTCACGATCACCCAAAGTTCCAAGGAGAAGCCCTGATGATTCCAAGGATAGGGACTATGATAGAAGGAGGGGAAGAGAGGATAATAATGATTGGGAACCTTCAAGAAGATTTAGCCCTGATGCTTCTGCTAGGAGTTCAGAGAGGAGAGAGGGCAGCAGGGAGAAGCAAGGGCAACGGGACCAAGAGGAAAAGGCTTCAGTCAGGAGGGCAGATGAGGTTTATGCGGATGAAAGTGGTGGTTCTCTTAGGGTTGACACAAGAGAAGCCCATAGAGATGATAAATCAGACAGAGGGAGGGACAGAAATTGGAATGAGAAAGCCCGAGACCTTGAAGGGTCCAAGGATTATGGGAGGAACAGTCAGTTGCGAGATCCTCAGGAGGCAAATGATGCTGAATGGAGGAATGCACAGGAAAGGCTAGATGGTGGGAGTTTCCATGGCCGAGGTGGGTACCGGAGAGATTCTAGGGGTAGGTCTGAAAGTGTTAGAGGTCCCTCAACCTATGGGAATCGCTATGACAATTCTGATTCCATAGAGATTCGGCCTAATAGTAGTCTTAATTTTGGAAGAGAGGGCTCTGTTTCTGGGAGAAGGTTTGAAGTGGGAGCAAATCGGGATTCAGTACCAGGAGGAACTGATGATAAATCCACTGATAATCCTGAATTAGAACCAAGTGGTAGCACCAACATGGTTTCTTCATTTCCTCAACAAGGTCCAAAAGGTGAT from Panicum hallii strain FIL2 chromosome 9, PHallii_v3.1, whole genome shotgun sequence includes:
- the LOC112874418 gene encoding mitochondrial inner membrane protease subunit 2-like, with the protein product MGTYSHLWSIAKKNVMAVLLGITISDRYVTFVSVIGESMHPTFTAASSVLQGDFILAERRCLEKYKFSHGDIILFKCPSNHKELFVKRLIALPGEWVQLPGSPKVTKIPEGHCWVEGDNAARSWDSRAFGPIPLGLVEGRVTHIIWPPSKISQVERKIPEGRIFPV